A window from Ignavibacteriota bacterium encodes these proteins:
- a CDS encoding Gfo/Idh/MocA family oxidoreductase, which yields MNLMRKIKWGVAGCGKFAENTFIPTLLQLKKSSLVSVYSSDITRAKEIANKFFAKNYFNDYAEFLKQDFEILYIGSANIDHHWQVIEAAKAGKHILCEKPLSLNSTQAEEMVNVCKENNVFLTINYTHRFHPLPVKAKEIIEKGMIGNIVSVSTSFNINYEPDDNFRFDKFKSGGGAFRDLGTHMIDLLRFFGGEIIDIAGFIDNVVYKSQVDDFAAAITKFKKGGYGILNVSYNSKQAFNRIDIVGSKGAISIENIIGRKKQPGKLTIDLFGEGRKAFRKRANKLLLLLKSVQKAIVNKTEPEISGTDGLVNMQIMELLESKSNK from the coding sequence ATGAATTTAATGAGAAAAATAAAATGGGGAGTTGCCGGTTGTGGAAAATTTGCAGAAAATACTTTTATTCCAACATTATTACAATTAAAAAAAAGTTCACTCGTTTCAGTTTATAGTTCGGATATTACTCGAGCAAAAGAAATTGCGAATAAATTTTTCGCAAAAAATTATTTTAATGATTATGCAGAATTTCTAAAACAAGATTTTGAAATTCTTTATATCGGCAGTGCAAATATTGATCATCATTGGCAAGTAATTGAAGCTGCAAAAGCCGGTAAACATATTTTGTGCGAAAAACCTCTTTCATTAAATTCTACACAAGCAGAAGAAATGGTTAATGTTTGTAAAGAAAATAATGTTTTTCTAACAATTAATTATACTCACAGATTTCATCCTCTTCCGGTAAAAGCTAAAGAAATTATTGAAAAAGGAATGATTGGAAATATTGTTTCAGTTTCAACTTCATTTAATATTAATTATGAACCGGATGATAATTTTAGATTTGATAAATTTAAAAGCGGCGGCGGGGCATTTAGAGATTTGGGAACTCATATGATTGATCTTCTTAGATTTTTTGGAGGAGAAATTATTGATATTGCCGGATTTATTGATAACGTTGTTTATAAAAGTCAAGTTGATGATTTTGCTGCGGCGATTACAAAATTTAAAAAAGGTGGTTACGGAATTTTAAATGTTTCGTATAATTCAAAACAAGCTTTTAACAGAATTGATATTGTCGGATCAAAAGGTGCAATAAGTATTGAAAATATTATTGGAAGAAAAAAACAACCGGGTAAATTAACAATTGATCTTTTTGGCGAAGGCAGAAAAGCTTTTAGAAAACGCGCCAATAAACTTTTGTTACTTCTGAAGTCTGTTCAAAAAGCAATAGTAAATAAAACAGAACCGGAAATTTCCGGAACAGATGGACTTGTAAATATGCAGATTATGGAATTGTTAGAAAGTAAAAGTAATAAATAA
- a CDS encoding D-alanine--D-alanine ligase: MNKQDLTIAILLGGTSPERAVSKESGKAVYNAVKSLGYKTKIIDPAYGINQPKNIDDYFCDCEFSKISNENMIAAINSSFFDDVDLALIALHGKWGEDGAIQSLLELRGIKYTGSGVLSSSLSMDKAKSKIIFNHFGVSTPEWIETNKFDDLIELNKKIKNSIKYPCIIKPNDQGSTIGLTKCNRFEELESSIILASQFSKKVLLEKFIPGRELAVAIVKDFKLPILEIIPKHELYDYECKYTDGMSEYIVPAKIDKQIEIELQRQALLAFNSLGCEHYSRIDFRLTDEGIPYCLEINTLPGMTSHSLVPKIAKANGIEFEELVDIIISSAL; encoded by the coding sequence ATGAATAAACAAGATTTAACAATTGCAATTTTATTAGGTGGAACTTCGCCGGAAAGGGCTGTTTCAAAAGAATCCGGGAAAGCTGTTTATAATGCTGTAAAATCTTTAGGATATAAAACTAAAATAATTGATCCAGCTTATGGAATAAATCAACCTAAAAATATTGATGATTATTTCTGCGATTGTGAGTTTTCGAAAATTTCCAATGAAAATATGATTGCTGCAATTAATTCATCTTTCTTTGATGATGTCGATTTAGCATTAATTGCACTTCATGGAAAATGGGGTGAAGACGGCGCAATTCAATCTCTGCTGGAACTTCGAGGAATTAAATATACTGGTTCGGGAGTTTTATCAAGTTCGCTTTCTATGGATAAAGCAAAATCAAAAATTATTTTTAATCATTTCGGAGTATCAACTCCGGAGTGGATTGAAACAAATAAATTTGATGATTTAATTGAGTTAAATAAAAAAATTAAAAATTCCATAAAATATCCGTGCATTATAAAACCCAATGATCAAGGCTCTACAATTGGTTTAACAAAATGCAATAGATTTGAAGAGTTAGAATCTTCAATAATTTTAGCTTCGCAATTTTCAAAAAAGGTTTTGTTGGAAAAATTTATTCCGGGCAGAGAATTAGCTGTTGCAATTGTTAAGGATTTTAAACTTCCGATTCTTGAAATAATTCCAAAACACGAACTTTACGATTACGAATGCAAATATACGGATGGAATGAGCGAATATATTGTTCCCGCAAAAATTGATAAACAAATTGAAATTGAACTTCAAAGACAAGCTTTACTTGCATTTAATTCACTTGGATGTGAACATTATTCAAGAATTGATTTTCGTTTAACTGATGAAGGAATTCCATATTGTTTAGAAATAAATACATTACCGGGAATGACTTCGCATAGTTTAGTTCCAAAAATTGCAAAAGCAAATGGAATTGAATTTGAAGAATTGGTTGATATAATTATTTCATCGGCATTATGA
- a CDS encoding septum formation initiator family protein — MKSFSNKKDRILTWIYFVILIFLVLFLFFNKYGLLKYFELKSEINSIERQIEKSKNQIKDLDSNVNKLKNDDEELEKVAREKFMMKKENEKVFKFEDKKDSLGN; from the coding sequence ATGAAAAGTTTCAGCAATAAAAAAGATAGAATTTTAACTTGGATTTATTTCGTAATACTAATTTTTTTAGTTCTGTTTTTATTCTTCAATAAATATGGTTTGTTGAAATATTTTGAATTAAAAAGTGAAATAAATTCAATTGAAAGACAAATTGAAAAATCAAAAAATCAAATTAAAGATCTTGATTCTAATGTAAATAAATTAAAAAATGATGACGAAGAATTAGAAAAAGTTGCTCGCGAAAAATTTATGATGAAAAAAGAGAACGAAAAAGTTTTTAAGTTTGAGGATAAAAAAGATTCTTTAGGTAATTAA
- a CDS encoding replication-associated recombination protein A: MPQVPLAERIRPKTLDEFRGQKKLVGSGKAISLMIANDALSSFILWGPPGTGKTTLARIISETTKSEFHQLNAVSAGVKEVREVIALAKINRESFNKRTILFIDEIHRFNKSQQDALLSAVESGLIILIGATTENPSFEIIPALRSRARVYVLDELTKGDLEEIIEHAIKSDEFLKSFQIDEIDKNYLIYASGGDARILLNILDSAMLQEINSKSVRINKKLIDNVLHQKNILYDKSGEEHYNIISAFIKSIRGSDPDAALYWMARMLEGGEDPKFIARRMIVLASEDIGNASPNSLVIAEATFGAIEKIGMPEARIILSQCVTYLASQPKSNASYLAIEKAFADAREGNQELVPLHLRNAPTKLMKSLDYGKDYKYAHDFENHFIEENYFPDSLKGKQYYFPTEIGQEGKIKERLKFLWKKLKKY; this comes from the coding sequence ATTCCACAAGTTCCACTTGCAGAAAGAATTAGACCCAAAACACTTGATGAATTTAGAGGACAAAAAAAATTAGTTGGATCCGGAAAAGCAATTAGTTTAATGATTGCAAATGATGCACTAAGTTCATTCATACTTTGGGGACCACCTGGAACTGGAAAAACAACACTTGCAAGAATAATTTCGGAAACAACAAAATCAGAGTTTCATCAATTAAACGCTGTATCTGCAGGTGTAAAAGAAGTCCGCGAAGTTATTGCACTTGCAAAAATCAATAGAGAAAGTTTTAATAAACGCACAATTTTGTTTATTGATGAAATTCATAGATTTAATAAATCTCAACAAGATGCATTACTTTCTGCAGTTGAATCCGGTTTAATTATTTTAATTGGTGCAACAACAGAAAATCCTTCTTTCGAAATTATTCCCGCATTAAGATCCCGAGCTAGAGTTTATGTTCTTGATGAATTGACAAAAGGAGATTTGGAAGAAATTATAGAACACGCAATTAAATCCGATGAATTTTTAAAGAGTTTCCAAATTGATGAAATTGATAAAAATTATTTGATTTATGCTAGCGGCGGTGATGCTAGAATTTTATTAAATATTCTTGATTCAGCAATGCTTCAAGAAATTAATTCTAAATCGGTTAGAATAAATAAAAAGTTAATTGATAATGTTTTGCATCAAAAAAATATTTTGTATGATAAAAGCGGTGAAGAACATTATAATATAATTTCAGCATTCATAAAAAGTATTAGAGGAAGTGATCCCGATGCTGCACTTTATTGGATGGCGAGAATGTTGGAAGGCGGAGAAGATCCAAAATTTATTGCAAGAAGAATGATAGTTTTGGCATCAGAAGATATTGGAAACGCTTCGCCGAATTCTTTAGTAATTGCAGAAGCAACATTTGGCGCAATAGAGAAAATTGGAATGCCGGAGGCAAGAATAATTTTATCACAATGTGTAACTTATTTAGCTTCGCAGCCTAAAAGTAATGCATCTTATTTAGCCATAGAAAAAGCTTTTGCCGATGCAAGAGAAGGAAATCAAGAATTGGTTCCATTGCATTTGAGAAATGCTCCAACTAAATTGATGAAAAGTTTAGATTATGGTAAAGATTATAAATATGCTCATGATTTTGAAAATCATTTTATTGAAGAAAATTATTTTCCGGATTCATTAAAAGGGAAGCAATATTATTTCCCAACTGAAATTGGTCAAGAAGGAAAGATTAAAGAACGATTGAAATTTCTGTGGAAAAAACTTAAAAAATACTAA
- a CDS encoding EutN/CcmL family microcompartment protein, producing MFLAKIIGNVVSTQKNEFLNSQKLLLVRKIDLDGKFIGNKDEIALDIVDSGIGDIVLVVKEGAAIQQILGHSDAPVNTMIVAVVDNISIDKNI from the coding sequence ATGTTTTTAGCCAAAATTATCGGGAATGTTGTTTCAACACAAAAGAATGAATTTCTAAATAGTCAAAAACTCTTACTTGTTAGAAAAATTGACCTAGATGGCAAGTTTATTGGTAATAAAGATGAAATTGCATTAGATATTGTTGATTCCGGAATTGGTGATATTGTTTTAGTTGTTAAAGAAGGAGCTGCCATTCAACAGATTCTTGGACATTCCGATGCTCCGGTTAATACAATGATTGTTGCAGTTGTTGATAACATAAGTATTGATAAAAATATTTAA